A single Micromonospora sp. CCTCC AA 2012012 DNA region contains:
- a CDS encoding LysR family transcriptional regulator: MWPTLDIRLLRHFVAVAEELHFGRAATRLFVAQQALSRDVRRLEERAGVLLLDRTSRRVSLTPAGERLLPRARQLLALHDETVRDLRGDDSALLVNVVAPGLTPARVLAAARRLDPATEFFARFDGGLDRAGTLLRERRLHATFGRWDPAADAFAHRLVRWEPMALLVPERSPLAARPAVALAELRDAGVCFLAGDHVTPEWEDAAVRLLRSCGADAGNGPAHPYVHSIEELAHHVRARDSPVLTLLDQPPVPGAVLRPLVEPGAVYPWSLVWRRGEPAPRGLRALLRAADELAVADGWLTPPPGAWRP; this comes from the coding sequence GTGTGGCCCACCCTCGACATCCGTCTGCTCCGCCACTTCGTCGCCGTGGCGGAGGAACTCCACTTCGGCCGGGCCGCCACCCGGCTCTTCGTGGCGCAGCAGGCGCTCAGCCGCGACGTACGGCGCCTGGAGGAGCGGGCCGGCGTCCTCCTGCTGGACCGGACCAGCCGCCGGGTGAGCCTGACGCCGGCCGGTGAACGGCTGCTGCCCCGCGCGCGGCAGCTGCTGGCCCTGCACGACGAGACGGTCCGCGACCTGCGCGGCGACGACTCGGCACTGCTGGTCAACGTGGTGGCGCCGGGGCTGACCCCGGCCCGGGTGCTGGCCGCCGCCCGACGGCTGGACCCGGCGACCGAGTTCTTCGCGCGCTTCGACGGTGGCCTCGACCGGGCCGGCACGCTGCTGCGGGAGCGCCGCCTGCACGCGACGTTCGGGCGGTGGGACCCGGCGGCCGACGCGTTCGCGCACCGGCTGGTCCGGTGGGAGCCGATGGCGCTGCTGGTGCCGGAGCGCAGTCCGCTGGCCGCCCGGCCGGCGGTGGCGCTGGCGGAGCTGCGCGACGCCGGGGTCTGCTTCCTCGCCGGCGACCACGTGACCCCGGAGTGGGAGGACGCCGCCGTCCGGCTGCTGCGGTCCTGCGGCGCGGACGCCGGGAACGGCCCGGCCCATCCGTACGTGCACAGCATCGAGGAGCTGGCCCATCACGTCCGGGCCCGCGACTCACCCGTGCTGACCCTGCTGGACCAGCCGCCGGTGCCGGGGGCGGTGCTGCGGCCCCTGGTCGAGCCGGGCGCGGTCTATCCGTGGAGTCTCGTCTGGCGTCGGGGGGAGCCCGCGCCCCGGGGACTGCGCGCGCTCCTGCGGGCCGCCGACGAGCTGGCCGTAGCCGACGGCTGGCTGACCCCGCCGCCGGGCGCCTGGCGGCCCTGA